In bacterium, the following are encoded in one genomic region:
- the murA gene encoding UDP-N-acetylglucosamine 1-carboxyvinyltransferase has protein sequence MHKIVIEGGRPLKGEVTISGAKNSALPILFSTILGDHPSLLRNVPELEDIHTTLRILQFMGAKVSNGYPKSLKVQPAGVKHCEAPYELVKTMRASVLAMGPLLGKYHQAKVSLPGGCAIGARPINLHLKAFEQMGAKIELEGGYVNAHVPGKKRLQGAKIHFDTVTVTGTENVMMAAVLAKGQTIIENAAREPEIHDLAQVLNKMGAKVYGAGTETILIDGVDALSGAEHAVISDRIETGTFMVGAAMTGGCVTIRGADPIMVEALSSKLEECGAKVAASLDGGIRVTGPKTLKSSDVTTAPYPGFATDFQAQYMAMMTVAQGTSVVTETIFENRFMHALELKRMGADIQIEGNRAIVKGVKKLSGAPVMASDLRASAALLLAGLVADGLTEIHRVYHIDRGYENIEKKFRALGARVKRAKVKY, from the coding sequence GTGCATAAGATCGTCATCGAAGGCGGCCGTCCCCTCAAGGGCGAGGTCACAATCAGCGGGGCCAAAAACTCCGCCCTTCCCATCCTCTTTTCCACGATTCTGGGAGACCATCCCAGCCTCCTCCGGAACGTCCCGGAGCTGGAGGACATCCACACGACCCTCCGCATCCTGCAGTTCATGGGCGCCAAGGTCTCGAACGGTTATCCCAAATCCCTCAAGGTTCAGCCGGCGGGCGTCAAGCACTGCGAGGCGCCCTATGAGCTCGTCAAGACCATGCGCGCCTCGGTCCTCGCGATGGGACCTCTGCTTGGGAAATATCATCAGGCCAAGGTCTCGCTCCCCGGGGGGTGCGCCATCGGCGCACGTCCGATCAACCTGCACCTGAAGGCCTTTGAGCAAATGGGGGCGAAGATCGAGCTCGAAGGCGGGTACGTGAACGCCCACGTGCCGGGCAAGAAGCGCCTTCAAGGCGCCAAGATCCATTTCGACACGGTGACGGTCACCGGCACGGAGAACGTGATGATGGCGGCGGTCCTCGCCAAGGGACAGACGATCATCGAGAACGCCGCGCGCGAGCCGGAGATCCACGATCTCGCCCAGGTGCTGAACAAGATGGGCGCGAAGGTCTACGGGGCGGGGACGGAGACGATCCTGATCGACGGCGTCGATGCCCTGTCCGGAGCGGAGCATGCCGTCATCAGCGACCGGATCGAGACGGGGACGTTCATGGTCGGGGCGGCGATGACCGGGGGTTGCGTGACCATCCGCGGCGCGGATCCGATCATGGTCGAGGCCTTGTCATCCAAGCTCGAGGAATGCGGCGCGAAAGTGGCGGCGTCCCTGGACGGCGGCATTCGGGTGACGGGTCCGAAGACATTGAAATCGTCCGACGTGACGACCGCCCCCTACCCCGGTTTCGCCACCGACTTTCAGGCCCAGTACATGGCCATGATGACGGTGGCCCAGGGGACGAGCGTGGTCACGGAGACCATCTTCGAAAACCGCTTCATGCACGCACTCGAACTCAAGCGCATGGGCGCGGACATCCAGATCGAGGGAAACCGCGCCATCGTCAAGGGCGTGAAAAAACTCTCGGGCGCCCCGGTCATGGCCTCCGATCTCCGCGCCTCCGCGGCCCTGCTGCTGGCGGGACTCGTCGCGGACGGGCTGACGGAGATCCACCGCGTCTACCACATCGACCGCGGCTACGAGAACATCGAGAAAAAATTCCGGGCCCTGGGGGCGCGGGTGAAGCGCGCCAAGGTGAAATATTAA